The following are from one region of the Stigmatella ashevillena genome:
- a CDS encoding imm11 family protein translates to MTKRFFKLVDAVNFPQRWDLDTPTDRQGQKVDDAQFRLGAPVHIKERLRIPVEIAGKPLDFTEAGIRIPIVHVRVASMFTELAPNDVQLIPVDVEGQPDQYLILVATRLIDCIDEKASRFDRWTPEEGELHEIRRFSIMYELRIDKAKVGSAKVFRLEEWTGPLIVSEEIHDALERMGATGTKFEEV, encoded by the coding sequence ATGACAAAGCGCTTTTTCAAGCTAGTCGATGCTGTGAATTTCCCTCAGCGCTGGGACCTCGACACGCCGACAGACCGTCAGGGCCAAAAGGTGGACGACGCGCAGTTCAGGCTCGGGGCACCCGTCCACATCAAGGAACGCCTGAGGATCCCCGTCGAAATCGCAGGCAAGCCGCTTGACTTCACGGAAGCGGGCATCCGCATCCCTATCGTCCATGTCCGGGTCGCGTCCATGTTCACGGAGCTGGCCCCGAATGACGTGCAACTGATCCCCGTGGATGTGGAGGGCCAACCGGATCAGTACCTCATCCTCGTGGCCACACGCCTCATCGACTGCATCGACGAAAAGGCTTCCAGGTTTGATCGTTGGACGCCCGAGGAGGGAGAGCTTCACGAAATCCGGCGTTTTTCCATCATGTACGAACTGCGCATTGACAAGGCGAAGGTCGGAAGCGCCAAGGTTTTCCGTCTCGAGGAGTGGACAGGCCCGCTGATCGTCTCCGAGGAGATCCATGACGCCTTGGAGCGCATGGGCGCTACAGGCACGAAGTTCGAGGAGGTCTAG
- a CDS encoding imm11 family protein — protein MPRNTQGVKVDDYEFWRGTPVHIKSRLRIPIESEGKPLDYTEAGLNTPVVHVRVASMFAELATDDVQLIPVDEEGQPDQYLILVATRLIRCIDEQASRIELWTHEDGVPSKVGQYFSVRDMRIDKARVGGAKVFRCEGWRSPLIVSEELRNALAELEATGTRFEEV, from the coding sequence ATGCCCCGGAACACCCAGGGCGTCAAAGTGGACGATTACGAGTTCTGGAGGGGAACGCCCGTCCACATCAAGAGCCGCTTGAGAATCCCCATCGAGAGCGAGGGCAAGCCGCTGGATTATACAGAGGCGGGCCTCAACACCCCGGTGGTTCATGTCCGGGTCGCATCCATGTTCGCGGAGTTGGCCACGGACGACGTGCAACTGATCCCCGTGGATGAGGAGGGCCAACCGGATCAGTACCTCATTCTCGTGGCTACACGCCTGATCCGCTGTATCGACGAACAGGCGTCCCGGATCGAACTCTGGACGCATGAGGACGGAGTGCCTTCCAAGGTCGGTCAGTATTTCTCCGTGCGTGACATGCGCATCGACAAGGCCAGGGTGGGAGGTGCCAAGGTGTTCCGGTGCGAGGGGTGGCGCAGCCCGCTGATCGTGTCCGAGGAGCTCAGAAACGCCTTGGCGGAGCTGGAGGCCACGGGCACGAGATTCGAGGAGGTCTAA
- a CDS encoding PQQ-dependent sugar dehydrogenase — protein MSARAWCPQPVFVACAVFSLVVGCSTPSTQEPPELAVSRARAVIQDANFADSVFVSGLQGPTTMTFAPDGRLFVSEKNGSLRIVANGQLLATPFLTLAVDDDNERGLMGVAFDPNFASNHYLYVYYTSIAGSIHNRISRFTANGNGVVPGSELVLADLPTLDAANHNGGAVRFGLDGKLYVSVGENAVSSNAQSLNTPLGKLLRFNSDGSIPTDNPFYAAATGLAKATWAMGLRNPFTFDVQPGTGTLFINDVGEGGWEEINRGQAGANYGWPMTEGYFTNRPGLTQPFFAYPHGSGTAAGNCIAGGAFYNPPIPAFPSAYVGQYFFADYTNNWISRIDANSGVNSLFATAVAGPVDLDVGPDGALYYLARGSGQVGRIAYTASLPPSIAQPPASTLVSVGTPATFTVSASGEPPLTYRWQRNGVDIAGATSTSYVLNAAQLTDSGARFRVVVTNGLGSTTSTEAVLTVTSNKPPVATLATPAAGATYTAATNMLFSGSASDMEDGALPPSAMTWNITFHHDTHTHPAMPDTTGIASGTWPIPNVGESSANVWYRVRLTVRDSIGLTHTTYRDVLPVTVPLRVASVPSGLQVLMDGRPFAAPHDTTGVVGVVRSVGVESPQYANGKFWAFTSWSDGGAPSHPFTTPGGAATYTATFVETSGGSCYQIQSERSDKWLTVDGAGKVVAGSATQAGGQIFQLVPNGTQFKLKGSGDAFMTVAANQLAMSANFSSGESFTRFPCGYGGRNRVGFQSSSGSAPHWKETTPDGPIQSGDGGNGGACNPADGGTWEGFYLEPVTCPGGNTGPVCGNGTVESGEQCDDGNTQSGDGCDATCHLETSGAGCFRIQSERSDKWLTVDGASKVAAISTTQTGGEIFELVTSGAKYKLKGASGAYVAVVADQLTVNATLSTAEPFTRHDCGLHGGRSRYGFESSTGTARHWKENTLDAPIQSGSGGNGGICNPTDAGSWEAFYLEPATCPTPVP, from the coding sequence ATGAGTGCACGAGCATGGTGTCCCCAGCCGGTCTTCGTCGCGTGCGCGGTCTTCTCTCTTGTCGTGGGCTGCTCAACGCCCTCGACGCAGGAGCCCCCGGAGCTCGCGGTCTCTCGTGCGCGCGCGGTCATTCAAGACGCCAACTTCGCCGACTCCGTCTTCGTCAGTGGCCTCCAGGGGCCGACCACCATGACCTTCGCGCCCGACGGGCGCCTGTTCGTCTCGGAGAAGAACGGCTCGCTGCGCATCGTCGCGAATGGCCAGCTCCTGGCGACGCCCTTCCTGACGCTCGCCGTGGACGACGACAACGAGCGTGGATTGATGGGCGTCGCGTTCGACCCCAACTTCGCCAGCAACCATTATCTGTATGTCTATTACACGTCGATCGCCGGCAGCATTCACAATCGCATCAGCCGCTTCACCGCCAACGGCAACGGGGTGGTTCCCGGAAGCGAGCTGGTGCTCGCCGACCTTCCGACGCTCGACGCCGCCAACCACAACGGCGGCGCGGTTCGCTTCGGCCTCGATGGGAAGCTCTATGTCTCGGTCGGTGAGAACGCGGTCTCCTCCAACGCGCAGAGCCTGAACACGCCCCTCGGAAAGCTGCTGCGCTTCAACTCGGATGGCAGCATTCCCACGGACAATCCGTTCTACGCGGCCGCCACCGGGCTCGCCAAGGCGACCTGGGCGATGGGGCTGCGCAACCCCTTCACCTTCGACGTTCAGCCCGGCACGGGGACCCTGTTCATCAACGACGTGGGCGAAGGCGGCTGGGAAGAGATCAACCGCGGCCAGGCCGGCGCCAACTACGGCTGGCCGATGACGGAAGGCTACTTCACGAATCGCCCGGGCCTCACGCAGCCGTTCTTCGCCTACCCGCATGGCTCCGGCACGGCCGCGGGCAACTGCATCGCCGGCGGTGCCTTCTACAACCCTCCGATTCCCGCGTTTCCCAGCGCGTACGTCGGTCAGTACTTCTTCGCGGACTACACCAACAATTGGATCTCCCGCATCGACGCGAACTCCGGCGTGAATTCGCTCTTCGCAACGGCCGTCGCGGGGCCCGTGGACCTCGACGTGGGACCCGACGGAGCGCTCTACTACCTGGCGCGCGGCTCGGGCCAGGTGGGTCGCATCGCCTACACGGCGTCGCTGCCGCCGAGCATCGCGCAACCACCGGCGAGCACGTTGGTCTCGGTCGGCACTCCGGCGACCTTCACGGTGTCGGCGAGCGGTGAGCCCCCGCTCACCTACCGGTGGCAGCGCAACGGCGTGGACATCGCCGGCGCGACCTCGACGAGCTACGTGCTGAACGCCGCGCAACTCACCGACAGCGGCGCACGCTTCCGGGTGGTCGTGACCAACGGGCTCGGGTCGACCACCAGCACCGAGGCGGTGCTGACGGTGACCTCCAACAAACCGCCGGTGGCCACCCTCGCGACGCCAGCCGCGGGCGCGACCTACACCGCGGCCACCAATATGCTGTTCTCGGGCTCCGCCAGCGACATGGAGGACGGCGCGCTGCCTCCGAGCGCGATGACCTGGAACATCACCTTCCACCACGATACCCACACGCACCCCGCCATGCCCGATACCACCGGCATCGCGAGCGGGACCTGGCCCATCCCGAACGTCGGCGAGAGCTCGGCCAACGTCTGGTATCGCGTGCGGCTCACGGTGCGCGACTCGATTGGCCTCACCCACACGACGTATCGCGACGTCCTCCCGGTCACCGTGCCGCTCCGGGTGGCCAGCGTGCCGAGCGGGCTCCAGGTGCTGATGGACGGGCGGCCCTTCGCCGCTCCGCATGACACGACCGGCGTGGTCGGCGTCGTCCGCTCGGTGGGCGTCGAGTCGCCCCAGTACGCGAACGGAAAGTTCTGGGCGTTCACCTCGTGGTCCGACGGCGGCGCGCCATCACATCCCTTCACCACGCCTGGCGGCGCGGCCACCTACACGGCCACGTTCGTCGAGACCTCGGGCGGGAGCTGCTACCAGATTCAGAGCGAGCGCAGCGACAAGTGGCTCACCGTCGACGGCGCGGGCAAGGTCGTCGCCGGCAGCGCGACGCAGGCAGGCGGGCAGATCTTCCAGCTCGTTCCCAACGGTACCCAGTTCAAGCTCAAGGGCTCGGGCGACGCGTTCATGACGGTGGCGGCGAATCAGCTCGCGATGAGCGCCAACTTCTCCAGCGGGGAGTCGTTCACCCGATTCCCGTGCGGCTACGGCGGGCGCAATCGTGTCGGCTTCCAGTCTTCGTCGGGGAGCGCGCCCCATTGGAAGGAGACCACGCCGGACGGCCCCATCCAGAGCGGTGACGGCGGCAATGGCGGCGCCTGCAACCCGGCCGATGGCGGCACCTGGGAGGGCTTCTACCTCGAACCGGTGACCTGCCCGGGAGGCAACACCGGCCCCGTGTGCGGCAACGGCACCGTCGAGAGCGGCGAGCAGTGCGACGATGGCAACACCCAGTCGGGCGATGGCTGCGATGCGACGTGCCACCTCGAGACCAGCGGCGCGGGCTGCTTCCGCATCCAGAGCGAGCGCAGCGACAAGTGGCTCACCGTCGACGGGGCGAGCAAGGTGGCCGCCATCAGCACGACGCAGACCGGTGGCGAAATCTTCGAGCTCGTCACAAGCGGCGCGAAGTACAAGCTCAAGGGAGCGAGCGGCGCGTACGTGGCGGTGGTCGCGGACCAACTCACTGTGAACGCCACGCTCAGCACGGCGGAGCCGTTCACCCGCCACGACTGCGGCCTCCACGGCGGTCGCAGTCGGTATGGCTTCGAGTCGTCGACGGGCACCGCGCGCCACTGGAAGGAGAACACCCTCGACGCTCCCATCCAGAGCGGCAGCGGCGGAAACGGGGGCATCTGCAATCCGACCGACGCTGGCTCGTGGGAAGCCTTCTACCTGGAGCCCGCGACCTGCCCGACCCCGGTACCATGA
- a CDS encoding AHH domain-containing protein: MMPWKVLWRAHAVMLAVLVGCSGTPRVVRTEAGAGGETFVHIPRTMAVAPVELKQTEVTKAIQRLAREVRLTGSPRETVERLFQLDALYGDYLYLLQERKLVPLDSGTLLEGTLKEAEQTLASRYKTWCRSHQGVEGDCLGGALVAGKYLDLQGRYMWAMALSKSPVLEEFERALGERVGTQAVIQAAMCTVVTLLVLLAMPEPVTKFIAAWATAGLILWVGAQTLYHLITGWFQLMEEVKVATSFEEVREAGERFGKLFSREAAQAFALMGMALLTHTARGFAEQVGTLPGSAQVSMQAAGQEGILLSEVSAVESVAVTAEGFLITLPPGAVAMAVRGGRGGRTEKHHIGTIENKKSTVRGGPWTPLLTKLFARAGMRLKDRENIVSIKGHKGPHPQRYHELVYARLEEALGDCRSIAECRAQLLPALDDLAKKIATPGTDLNRLVTLGK, from the coding sequence ATGATGCCGTGGAAGGTTCTATGGCGTGCCCATGCGGTGATGCTTGCGGTGCTGGTCGGGTGCAGCGGAACCCCGCGCGTGGTCCGGACGGAAGCGGGAGCTGGAGGAGAAACCTTCGTCCATATCCCTCGCACCATGGCTGTGGCCCCGGTGGAACTGAAACAGACAGAGGTGACGAAGGCCATCCAAAGATTGGCGCGAGAGGTGCGGCTCACGGGCTCTCCACGTGAGACGGTGGAAAGGTTGTTCCAACTCGACGCGTTGTACGGCGATTACCTGTACCTGCTCCAGGAGCGAAAGCTCGTCCCGCTGGATTCGGGCACGCTCCTGGAAGGGACATTGAAGGAGGCGGAGCAGACGCTGGCCAGCCGATACAAGACTTGGTGCCGGAGCCACCAGGGTGTCGAAGGCGATTGCCTGGGAGGCGCGCTGGTGGCCGGGAAGTACCTGGATCTGCAAGGCCGCTACATGTGGGCGATGGCCTTGAGCAAGAGTCCCGTGTTGGAGGAGTTCGAGAGGGCGCTGGGTGAGAGGGTGGGCACGCAGGCCGTCATACAGGCCGCGATGTGCACGGTTGTCACGCTGCTCGTCCTGCTCGCAATGCCCGAGCCGGTCACGAAGTTCATCGCCGCGTGGGCGACGGCGGGGCTCATTCTCTGGGTGGGGGCCCAGACGCTCTACCACCTCATCACGGGTTGGTTTCAGTTGATGGAGGAGGTGAAGGTGGCCACCTCCTTCGAGGAGGTCCGGGAGGCGGGAGAGAGGTTCGGCAAGTTGTTCTCGCGTGAAGCGGCGCAAGCGTTCGCCCTGATGGGCATGGCGCTCCTGACGCATACGGCGAGGGGATTCGCGGAGCAGGTGGGGACGCTGCCCGGTTCAGCGCAGGTGTCGATGCAGGCCGCGGGCCAAGAAGGCATCTTGTTGTCAGAGGTGAGCGCGGTGGAGTCCGTGGCAGTGACGGCCGAGGGCTTCCTCATCACATTGCCGCCGGGCGCGGTGGCGATGGCGGTGCGGGGAGGGCGCGGCGGCCGCACGGAGAAGCATCACATTGGGACCATTGAGAACAAGAAGTCCACCGTGCGCGGTGGTCCTTGGACTCCCTTGCTCACGAAGCTCTTCGCCAGAGCCGGAATGCGCCTGAAGGACCGTGAGAACATCGTGTCGATCAAGGGGCACAAGGGGCCTCATCCCCAGCGATACCATGAACTCGTCTACGCGCGTTTGGAGGAAGCGCTGGGAGATTGCCGCAGCATCGCGGAATGCCGGGCTCAGTTGCTGCCTGCGCTGGATGACCTCGCCAAGAAGATCGCCACACCCGGAACGGATTTGAACCGGCTCGTCACCTTGGGAAAATGA
- a CDS encoding imm11 family protein, with translation MAQRFFKLADDVEFPHRWHLDTPVDSQGRKVHDWDFKKGTLVPVEGRLKIPIEIAGKPLDYSGAGLRIPVVHVRVASMLSERAPGDVQLIPADIEGQPDQYLVLVATRLIRCIDEKASEVSFWTPEHGVPSKIGSYMSVDRMRIDKAKVGGAKVFRPEGWSGTLLVAGEIKDALEGMGTTGTRFEEV, from the coding sequence ATGGCCCAGCGCTTCTTCAAGCTCGCTGACGACGTTGAGTTCCCCCATCGCTGGCATCTGGATACGCCCGTCGACAGCCAGGGCCGTAAAGTGCACGACTGGGACTTCAAGAAGGGGACGCTCGTGCCCGTGGAGGGCCGGTTGAAAATCCCCATCGAGATTGCGGGCAAGCCCCTGGATTACTCCGGGGCAGGACTGAGGATCCCCGTCGTCCACGTCAGGGTGGCTTCTATGCTGTCGGAGCGGGCCCCTGGCGATGTGCAGCTCATCCCCGCGGATATCGAGGGCCAACCGGATCAGTACCTCGTTCTCGTAGCAACGCGCCTCATTCGCTGCATCGACGAAAAGGCGTCCGAGGTGAGCTTCTGGACGCCAGAGCATGGCGTTCCCTCCAAGATCGGGAGCTACATGAGCGTGGATCGCATGCGTATCGACAAGGCCAAGGTGGGAGGTGCCAAGGTGTTCCGACCCGAGGGGTGGTCAGGCACGCTGCTCGTCGCCGGGGAGATCAAGGACGCCTTGGAGGGCATGGGCACCACGGGCACACGATTCGAGGAGGTCTAG